A stretch of Plodia interpunctella isolate USDA-ARS_2022_Savannah chromosome 15, ilPloInte3.2, whole genome shotgun sequence DNA encodes these proteins:
- the LOC128675845 gene encoding uncharacterized protein LOC128675845, with the protein MDYNIILYSYCKNIYLVGSGNFWSNENEVGDDNSISYRLYSLSLFSIYIVMTILEIIAVLYGNFPEDESSDALTFAVSHTIVLIKMFSVISNKKLVRSMNESMIKVCKKHEQNELVLEMYRTVKINVIGYFVTVYGASVFYVFEGLRKMYSGSHFVTIVTYYPSFEDNSMVATLFRVFTTAVLFMMMMTMIVSVDSFTMAYLIMLKYKFKTLRHYFERLRLDFDKINKSGDQRLAAEKLTDGLVEGIVMHQKLLKLGKNIDQAFGTVIAMQLILSSGSAVSLLLQIALSDQLTFIASMKIIFFVAALFFLLGLFLCNAGEITYQASLLSEAIFHCGWHACPPLPPPHRNHQHLVRHACAQALQPPIMKAFKMIELTYSTFLTVLRSTYSVFALFYAQKK; encoded by the exons ATGGACTATAAcatcattttatattcatattgcaaaaatatatacctagtcGGTTCTGGTAATTTTTGGTCTAATGAAAATGAGGTAGGAGACGATAATAGTATTTCTTACAGATTGTATAGCCTCAGTCTATTTTCCATCTATATAGTCATGACGATATTAGAAATCATAGCGGTGTTGTATGGCAATTTTCCGGAAGACGAATCCAGCGATGCTCTGACATTCGCCGTGAGTCACACTATAGTCTTAATAAAGATGTTCTCAGTGATATCTAACAAGAAACTGGTGAGATCTATGAACGAATCTATGATAAAGGTGTGCAAGAAACACGAACAGAACGAATTGGTGTTGGAAATGTACAGAACAGTGAAGATCAATGTCATCGGCTATTTTGTAACTGTCTACGGCGCTTCTGTCTTCTACGTTTTTGAAGGCTTGAGAAAAATGTATTCAG GCTCCCATTTCGTGACAATTGTAACTTACTACCCGAGTTTTGAAGACAATTCCATGGTAGCGACATTGTTCAGAGTGTTCACAACGGCTGTCTTGttcatgatgatgatgacaatgATCGTGTCGGTGGACTCCTTCACAATGGCGTATCTCATCATGTTGAAGTACAAGTTTAAAACTCTGAGACATTATTTCGAGAGATTACGTttggattttgataaaattaacaaatctGGTGATCAAAGATTGGCCGCAGAGAAGTTGACTGATGGTCTCGTAGAAGGAATCGTGATGCATCAAAAGCTTCTAAA ATTGGGAAAAAATATAGACCAAGCGTTTGGTACGGTTATAGCAATGCAGCTTATCCTTTCTTCTGGATCAGCTGTATCGCTTCTGCTGCAAATTGCC CTCTCGGACCAGCTGACTTTTATCGCGagcatgaaaataatattctttgttGCCGCATTGTTCTTCCTATTAGGACTTTTTCTTTGCAACGCCGGAGAAATAACTTATCAG GCCTCGCTGTTATCAGAAGCGATATTCCATTGCGGCTGGCACGCGTGCCCCCCGCTGCCCCCGCCTCACCGCAACCACCAGCATCTGGTGCGCCATGCGTGCGCGCAGGCCTTGCAACCACCAATCATGAAGGCGTTCAAAATGATAGAGCTTACGTATAGCACTTTCTTGACg GTGCTGAGATCAACATATTCAGTTTTTGCTTTGTTTTATGCACAAAAAAAGTAG